Proteins encoded in a region of the Prochlorothrix hollandica PCC 9006 = CALU 1027 genome:
- a CDS encoding DUF1156 domain-containing protein, which translates to MPTLTPLSLQDAPSLIERVFPAQKISAEAQKERKAGAGQTLTALGSYWKGRKPLVMVRAIILGCLLPVTDDRSADLHIFEQLMGIDDAAFGRREPDLKVAAIAERITLSNPWDFFDFTNPQTVYDADELEALQFPLDLSQYPKLKLRWRRGLAEEQKHPLLAQALDGLSYEQKVKLCKRPEELDPAVLYGPIWDEVNAHLGAFGIAAHCHEQLVEQLGILRYGHRPRVGDTFCGGGSIPFEAARLGCDVYASDLNPVACMLTWGALNIIGASPEKRGEIEKVQKDLIEA; encoded by the coding sequence ATGCCCACGCTTACTCCTCTATCCCTACAAGATGCCCCCTCGCTGATCGAGCGGGTGTTTCCGGCCCAGAAGATTTCGGCGGAGGCGCAGAAGGAGCGCAAGGCCGGGGCGGGGCAAACCCTGACGGCGTTGGGTTCCTACTGGAAGGGTCGCAAGCCCTTGGTTATGGTGCGGGCGATCATCCTAGGCTGTCTGCTGCCCGTGACCGATGACCGGTCAGCGGATCTGCACATCTTTGAGCAGTTGATGGGGATTGATGATGCGGCTTTTGGGCGGCGGGAGCCAGATCTGAAGGTGGCGGCAATCGCGGAACGCATTACCCTCAGCAACCCCTGGGACTTTTTTGATTTCACCAATCCTCAAACTGTCTATGATGCCGATGAGCTTGAGGCACTGCAATTTCCCCTGGATTTGTCCCAGTATCCCAAGCTGAAACTGCGGTGGCGGCGGGGACTGGCGGAGGAACAGAAACACCCGCTATTAGCCCAAGCCCTGGACGGACTGTCCTATGAGCAGAAGGTTAAACTGTGCAAGCGACCGGAGGAGTTAGACCCAGCGGTGCTCTATGGTCCCATTTGGGATGAGGTGAACGCGCATCTGGGGGCGTTTGGTATTGCGGCGCATTGCCATGAGCAACTGGTGGAGCAGTTGGGGATATTGCGCTATGGGCATCGGCCCAGGGTGGGGGATACCTTTTGCGGCGGCGGCTCGATCCCCTTTGAGGCGGCGCGGTTGGGCTGTGATGTCTATGCCTCGGATCTGAACCCGGTGGCCTGTATGTTGACTTGGGGGGCGTTGAATATCATTGGAGCCAGCCCGGAAAAACGAGGGGAAATTGAGAAGGTACAAAAAGATCTTATCGAGGCCTGA
- a CDS encoding anti-phage-associated DUF3780 domain-containing protein, whose amino-acid sequence MANQSPKTRTKANPLAHATQGFGVPLTAAPHHFVVSIPRGNTQPVQIIEDLGMHTAGDDSELLDRVVLPRPAWTEIANPVKRMFNERLKAHQLKPGQWKVGENRIDRLMGKELCVLAWAIEDLAEEKVGAALRNWLALRPEERWWLFGMTAATVGGPDDKGRGWRMALKYALGDTPQPTIREPRKADHQVTNDKIYENLPLFQS is encoded by the coding sequence ATGGCCAACCAATCCCCAAAGACGCGAACCAAGGCCAACCCCCTAGCCCATGCCACCCAAGGGTTTGGGGTACCGCTCACGGCGGCTCCCCATCATTTTGTGGTGAGTATTCCGCGAGGCAATACCCAGCCTGTGCAAATTATCGAAGATCTGGGGATGCATACTGCTGGCGATGACAGTGAGTTGCTAGACCGGGTGGTTTTGCCCCGCCCTGCCTGGACGGAAATTGCTAACCCGGTGAAGCGGATGTTTAATGAGCGCCTGAAGGCTCACCAGCTTAAGCCGGGGCAGTGGAAGGTGGGCGAAAATCGGATCGATCGCCTGATGGGGAAGGAGCTGTGTGTGTTGGCCTGGGCGATCGAGGATCTGGCAGAAGAGAAGGTCGGTGCGGCGTTGCGGAACTGGCTGGCGTTGCGCCCGGAGGAGCGGTGGTGGCTGTTTGGGATGACAGCGGCAACGGTGGGTGGCCCTGATGACAAGGGGCGAGGCTGGCGCATGGCGCTGAAATATGCCCTAGGTGACACGCCGCAGCCGACCATCCGCGAACCTCGGAAGGCAGATCACCAAGTCACCAACGACAAGATTTACGAAAACTTGCCCCTATTTCAGAGTTAG
- a CDS encoding DUF433 domain-containing protein: MEHLNSLNMLERHPDKVSGAWVFRGTRVPVAAFFENLKDGASIDQFLEWFPGVTRAQVEALLDYELTVLNQIAS, encoded by the coding sequence ATGGAACACTTAAACTCTTTGAATATGCTAGAGCGTCATCCCGATAAAGTCAGTGGTGCATGGGTCTTTAGGGGGACTCGCGTTCCTGTGGCGGCCTTCTTTGAGAATCTTAAGGATGGGGCATCTATTGATCAGTTTCTGGAATGGTTTCCGGGAGTAACCAGGGCACAGGTAGAGGCTCTCTTAGATTACGAACTAACGGTATTGAATCAAATAGCCAGTTAA
- a CDS encoding DUF1818 family protein has translation MTHDRAPQSSSSPVAPSRLVKEGEGWRLGWDPAAPVFQGLVGGSDWAFELTAAELADFCRLVQELATTMAEMEGLVMAEEQLTLEAASDRLGLEAEGFAHAYDLTLILHQGRGAEGHWCPGAVAELVRAVQGLQVFC, from the coding sequence ATGACCCACGATCGCGCCCCCCAATCCTCCAGTTCCCCCGTTGCTCCCAGCCGTCTGGTGAAGGAGGGGGAGGGCTGGCGCTTGGGCTGGGATCCTGCCGCCCCGGTGTTCCAGGGGTTGGTGGGGGGATCGGACTGGGCCTTTGAGCTAACTGCCGCCGAATTGGCTGACTTTTGCCGCTTGGTGCAGGAATTGGCCACCACCATGGCGGAGATGGAGGGTCTGGTGATGGCGGAGGAACAGTTGACCTTGGAAGCGGCCAGCGATCGCCTGGGCCTGGAAGCCGAAGGGTTTGCCCATGCCTATGACCTCACTTTGATTTTGCATCAGGGGCGAGGCGCAGAGGGCCATTGGTGCCCTGGGGCGGTGGCGGAACTGGTGCGGGCAGTGCAGGGTCTTCAGGTTTTCTGTTAA
- a CDS encoding DNA-directed RNA polymerase subunit omega: MRKHISNNSSEIIFRAEELIRYSANRYRITVQVANRAKRRRYEDFEGNEESTIKPVKRAILEMSDELTQPEIIGD; this comes from the coding sequence ATGAGAAAACACATTAGCAATAATTCCAGCGAAATCATCTTTCGTGCTGAAGAACTGATCCGCTACTCTGCGAACCGCTACCGCATCACCGTGCAAGTGGCCAACCGGGCCAAGCGCCGCCGCTACGAGGACTTTGAGGGGAACGAAGAATCCACCATCAAGCCTGTGAAGCGGGCCATTTTGGAGATGTCCGACGAACTGACCCAGCCGGAAATCATCGGCGACTAA
- a CDS encoding pentapeptide repeat-containing protein encodes MASPDDSVPEPAPLPPPPPLLQHLCEIPLLQKIWRGFVVRPVRWTVVKPLQWLVVKPLQFAVVKPLNYLVLAPLGYGFKFLPYLAGHPVRWLIRQTNAIEDTAWEQDLDRLAQALEDMGLVKVMDAAGKLALLLAIISWVGGGQERAKERNYQAWGVVNTAASIAPDFEALKDDQGNPVLNTEGEPVMRAAIGSTGEGGRTKAIQELYADGQSLAGLQAPAAYLPELNLTSQCFSWLGFGCLRSADLATAKLGGAYLSNAQLQGAYLYDVDLQDAFLADANLEGAELKDANLTNANLWNVNLSGVDFTGAQLSGAILLQAKLGGAINLNQSQLESTYLCGTALPATIDLPPNRDCDKLPQVLLARYNWMTMDEVQRYIDVARSQTPLTP; translated from the coding sequence GTGGCTTCCCCAGATGATAGTGTCCCCGAACCCGCCCCCCTTCCCCCGCCGCCCCCCTTACTCCAGCACCTTTGCGAGATTCCCCTGTTACAAAAAATCTGGCGAGGTTTCGTGGTTCGTCCTGTCCGCTGGACCGTGGTCAAGCCGCTGCAATGGCTGGTGGTTAAACCTCTACAGTTCGCGGTGGTGAAGCCCCTGAACTACCTGGTTTTGGCCCCCCTCGGCTATGGCTTCAAGTTCTTGCCCTACTTGGCCGGTCATCCGGTGCGCTGGCTGATTCGCCAGACCAATGCCATCGAAGACACCGCCTGGGAGCAGGATCTGGATCGTCTGGCCCAGGCTCTGGAGGATATGGGACTGGTCAAAGTCATGGATGCCGCCGGTAAGTTAGCCCTGCTGCTGGCCATCATTAGTTGGGTGGGGGGTGGACAGGAACGGGCTAAGGAACGCAACTATCAGGCCTGGGGTGTTGTCAATACGGCAGCCTCGATCGCCCCTGACTTCGAGGCACTCAAGGACGATCAGGGAAACCCCGTCCTTAACACGGAGGGAGAGCCAGTGATGCGGGCTGCCATTGGCAGTACTGGGGAAGGGGGCCGGACGAAAGCCATTCAGGAACTGTATGCCGATGGTCAATCCCTGGCTGGTCTTCAGGCTCCAGCGGCCTATCTCCCCGAACTCAATCTGACGAGCCAGTGTTTTAGTTGGCTGGGGTTTGGTTGTTTGCGATCGGCGGATTTAGCGACGGCCAAACTAGGGGGAGCTTATTTGAGTAACGCTCAACTGCAAGGGGCTTATCTCTATGATGTCGATTTGCAAGATGCTTTTTTGGCCGATGCCAACCTGGAGGGGGCGGAGCTGAAGGATGCTAACCTGACCAATGCTAATTTGTGGAATGTCAACCTTAGTGGGGTTGATTTTACGGGTGCCCAACTGTCAGGGGCTATTCTGTTGCAGGCAAAACTGGGCGGGGCGATCAATCTGAACCAGTCCCAACTGGAATCTACCTATCTCTGTGGGACAGCGCTGCCCGCCACCATCGATTTACCCCCTAATCGGGACTGTGACAAGCTTCCCCAAGTCTTGTTGGCCCGATATAACTGGATGACAATGGACGAAGTCCAGCGGTATATTGACGTTGCCCGCAGTCAAACCCCGCTAACCCCCTAA
- a CDS encoding anti-phage-associated DUF499 domain-containing protein, with amino-acid sequence MLKTVKDACKVRSSTLDYQVAGGVESLVQMIDASDQGRAFFEKSYLTNGMEELLREGLLRLSGQTDQALFELSQAMGGGKTHLMCALGLLAKYPPQRSQVLPSDVMARLDDQPARVAVFDGRDSPDHYLWGEIAKQLGAEEQMRQFWQNGPKAPGKEHWKEIIGDLPTLILFDELPPYFLEARTVLVGKGSMVDVLTRALSNLFVAALELPRCCVVLANLSDSYREQVNEVRKLVADVQREASRQAKKITPVSLEGSEIYSILRKRLFSELPTEEDIDEVAEAYAAQVKLAEDSGYLTARSLEQIADEIRATYPFHPAFKHLVALFKDNPDFRETRGLLQFAARVVRSVWSREQNDIFLIGTQHLNLNDSQVMNEVTDINRALRPAITKDIADNGNAHAEEIDANLNSDAASQVAAMILSASLSLAVKGHMGLRREEVIEYLAAPNRKPEEFHQAFDRLRKSAWYLHVEGELFYFKDTENLTKRIQREAQGLPKAKVDKALRTRLQGELEARSRRAYQEVLVMPEIDEIRLSSHRILVVVPPDNSVPPEDIHRFYGSVPEKNNLLLLSGNDTHMASRVEESLRELYAIETIAKGINSSDALYAQAQDAQEEAEGAFLQALQGTYNRLFYPSEEGLQPATIENGLKFGQRTEDRVETQIETMLASMRCDNKLALDAETDPLPYFAMAEEELWPQNDRRTPWRDVLMRAKSNPAWPWLPGIKGLDQLKVKALSQGRWREGNDGWIEKGPFPKEKTSVNIVSQMQDTQTGESVFTLTPLHAGSNPRVHYSPSAVVSEADPIVDDLDAFRTKEPTLYFLAIDPTGTHEPGEAKRWVTKLKIRHQVHDRPNHREVELAVTPNAELRYTIDGTNPREGRIYDGPVLISDSQILLQVHASAGEATATETFTIPEKGSTRVELDETKPAKIRVKSCLETTDVVYNVFAKFRERQGIVFHGVILTVGEGEQGVQVRFNSRPVNPAMLEKVIAALRENLNEPDALVQVTIRDGASFNTGFDLKAFAELAGTELTPNTVEQ; translated from the coding sequence ATGCTAAAAACAGTCAAAGATGCCTGTAAGGTTCGTTCATCAACGCTGGATTATCAAGTGGCTGGCGGTGTTGAGAGCCTGGTTCAGATGATTGATGCCAGTGATCAGGGTCGAGCCTTCTTTGAAAAAAGCTATCTCACCAATGGCATGGAGGAGCTGCTCCGTGAAGGGTTATTGCGACTGTCAGGGCAAACCGATCAGGCGTTATTTGAACTGTCTCAAGCTATGGGTGGTGGCAAGACCCACCTGATGTGTGCCCTGGGGCTGTTGGCTAAATATCCCCCTCAACGATCGCAGGTGCTGCCCAGTGATGTCATGGCTCGTTTAGATGATCAGCCAGCCCGTGTGGCGGTGTTTGATGGGCGCGATAGTCCCGACCATTATCTGTGGGGTGAGATTGCTAAGCAGCTTGGTGCAGAAGAACAGATGCGCCAATTCTGGCAAAACGGGCCGAAGGCACCTGGCAAGGAGCACTGGAAGGAAATCATCGGCGATCTCCCGACCCTGATCCTATTTGACGAATTGCCGCCCTACTTCCTAGAAGCGCGGACGGTGCTAGTGGGCAAAGGTTCGATGGTGGATGTCCTGACCAGGGCATTGTCGAACCTATTTGTGGCGGCGTTGGAGCTGCCTCGCTGCTGTGTGGTGCTGGCAAACCTCTCGGACAGCTACCGTGAGCAAGTCAATGAAGTCAGGAAACTGGTGGCCGATGTGCAGCGAGAAGCGTCTCGGCAGGCCAAGAAGATTACCCCGGTTTCCCTGGAGGGCAGTGAGATCTACTCGATTTTGCGCAAGCGCTTGTTTTCTGAACTACCGACGGAAGAGGATATTGATGAAGTGGCCGAAGCCTATGCGGCTCAGGTGAAGCTGGCAGAGGACAGCGGCTATCTAACCGCTCGCAGCCTGGAGCAAATTGCTGACGAAATCCGGGCAACCTATCCATTTCACCCAGCCTTTAAGCACCTGGTTGCCCTCTTTAAGGACAATCCTGACTTTCGGGAGACTCGGGGTTTGTTGCAGTTCGCCGCCCGGGTGGTGCGATCGGTTTGGTCCCGTGAGCAGAACGATATCTTTCTGATCGGCACCCAGCACCTGAACCTAAACGATAGCCAGGTGATGAACGAGGTGACGGATATCAACCGTGCCCTGCGTCCAGCCATTACCAAGGATATTGCCGATAATGGCAACGCCCATGCTGAAGAAATTGATGCCAATTTGAATAGTGATGCCGCGTCTCAGGTGGCGGCAATGATTCTCTCGGCATCCTTGTCCTTGGCGGTGAAAGGGCATATGGGGCTACGGCGGGAGGAGGTGATTGAATACCTAGCCGCGCCCAACCGGAAGCCAGAGGAGTTTCACCAAGCATTCGATCGACTGCGGAAAAGTGCCTGGTATCTCCATGTCGAGGGGGAACTCTTTTACTTCAAAGATACAGAGAACCTAACCAAGCGGATTCAGCGGGAGGCACAGGGATTGCCCAAGGCCAAGGTTGATAAGGCGCTGCGGACGCGCTTGCAAGGGGAACTGGAAGCCCGATCGCGGCGGGCCTATCAAGAGGTCTTGGTCATGCCAGAAATCGACGAGATTCGGCTCAGTAGCCATCGCATTCTCGTTGTTGTGCCCCCAGACAACAGTGTGCCACCGGAGGATATCCATCGGTTCTATGGCTCGGTTCCTGAGAAGAACAATCTACTGCTGCTGTCTGGTAACGATACCCACATGGCCAGCCGGGTCGAAGAATCCCTACGGGAACTCTACGCGATCGAAACCATTGCCAAGGGGATCAACTCCAGCGATGCCCTCTATGCCCAAGCCCAGGATGCCCAAGAAGAGGCTGAGGGAGCCTTTCTCCAGGCACTTCAGGGCACCTACAATCGACTTTTCTATCCCTCTGAAGAGGGGCTACAACCGGCCACTATTGAGAATGGGCTAAAGTTTGGGCAGAGGACCGAAGACCGTGTTGAAACCCAGATTGAAACCATGCTGGCGAGTATGCGCTGTGATAACAAGCTCGCCCTGGATGCCGAAACCGATCCACTGCCTTATTTTGCGATGGCTGAGGAGGAACTGTGGCCCCAGAACGATCGCCGTACACCCTGGCGGGATGTGCTGATGCGGGCCAAGAGCAACCCAGCTTGGCCCTGGCTACCGGGCATCAAGGGGTTAGATCAGCTCAAGGTTAAGGCGCTTTCCCAGGGGCGCTGGCGCGAGGGCAATGATGGCTGGATTGAAAAAGGTCCCTTTCCGAAGGAGAAAACATCCGTCAATATTGTCAGTCAGATGCAAGATACCCAAACTGGGGAATCGGTGTTTACACTGACACCTCTCCATGCTGGGTCCAATCCAAGGGTGCATTACAGTCCATCCGCTGTCGTTAGTGAAGCGGATCCCATTGTGGATGATCTGGATGCCTTCCGCACTAAGGAGCCAACGCTATATTTTTTGGCGATCGACCCCACGGGTACCCATGAACCAGGGGAAGCGAAACGCTGGGTCACTAAGCTCAAAATCCGACATCAGGTGCACGATCGCCCTAACCATCGGGAGGTGGAGCTAGCGGTAACGCCAAATGCCGAGTTGCGCTATACCATTGATGGCACCAACCCACGGGAGGGCCGGATCTACGACGGCCCTGTACTCATTTCCGATAGTCAGATCTTGCTTCAGGTCCATGCCAGCGCGGGCGAAGCAACCGCTACTGAAACCTTTACAATCCCTGAGAAAGGCAGCACACGAGTCGAGCTAGATGAAACCAAACCAGCCAAAATCCGAGTTAAATCCTGCTTAGAAACCACTGATGTGGTCTACAACGTTTTTGCCAAATTCAGGGAGCGACAGGGTATTGTCTTTCACGGCGTTATTCTCACCGTGGGCGAAGGGGAGCAAGGGGTGCAGGTGCGGTTCAATAGTCGCCCCGTTAACCCTGCTATGTTGGAAAAAGTGATCGCTGCTCTACGCGAAAATCTAAATGAGCCAGATGCTTTAGTGCAGGTAACGATCCGGGATGGGGCTAGTTTTAACACAGGATTTGACCTGAAAGCCTTTGCTGAGTTAGCAGGTACTGAGCTAACACCTAACACGGTGGAGCAGTAA
- a CDS encoding Uma2 family endonuclease, with the protein MISLTLQPNLTLTDETFEQLCHINPDLRLERTAQGDLIAMVPAGSESGYYNANLSGQLWYWNNQTQTGYTFDSSSGFTLPNGAIRSPDAAWIEKSRWDAIPIGQRRKFAPLCPDFVIELQSPTDELSPLQAKLQEYLDNGTRLGWLIAPDRQTVYCYQPDRGVQILQRPPSLSGADVLPGFTLDLQFLWT; encoded by the coding sequence ATGATTAGCCTCACCCTCCAACCCAACCTCACCCTCACGGACGAAACCTTTGAGCAACTCTGCCACATTAACCCCGATCTGCGCCTTGAACGCACTGCCCAAGGAGACCTGATCGCCATGGTCCCTGCTGGCAGCGAAAGCGGCTACTACAACGCTAATCTCAGTGGTCAACTATGGTACTGGAATAACCAAACCCAAACAGGTTACACCTTCGACTCCTCCAGTGGCTTTACTCTTCCTAATGGAGCCATTCGCTCTCCTGATGCCGCTTGGATTGAAAAAAGCCGCTGGGACGCTATTCCCATCGGTCAACGGCGGAAATTTGCCCCCCTTTGCCCTGATTTCGTGATCGAACTCCAGTCCCCCACCGACGAACTCTCGCCCCTCCAGGCCAAGCTCCAGGAATATCTGGACAATGGCACTCGCCTGGGCTGGCTCATTGCTCCCGATCGTCAAACCGTTTACTGCTACCAGCCCGATCGAGGGGTGCAGATCCTCCAGCGCCCCCCCAGTCTTTCCGGTGCAGACGTACTTCCGGGCTTCACGTTGGATCTGCAATTTCTTTGGACTTGA
- a CDS encoding vitamin K epoxide reductase family protein produces MIRKRQIPWIHRWSRLIFIILGTIGAIGTAYLTYEKLVQGEVACPTSGCQEVLASPYATVFGLPLTVFGFAAYVAMVVFAAAPLLVNGETQKDLRLRLEQWTGLFLFLGGTAMVVFSTYLMFVLFTVIKAACIYCLVSAAFSLIFFIVGIIGREWEDVGQLFFTGTLVAIAMGVGALGLYAQVNAPVTEDPGAGPPITTASTSGSIELANHLKQVDAKMYGAYWCPHCHEQKELFGKEAVKLVPYVECDPQGVDPQPEQCREAGITGYPTWDIGGELYSGRQTLDQLADASGYQGVRDFDRSPLPVAPPLGQP; encoded by the coding sequence ATGATTCGTAAACGTCAAATTCCCTGGATCCACCGCTGGTCCCGCCTGATTTTCATTATCCTAGGGACGATCGGAGCCATCGGCACCGCCTATTTAACCTACGAGAAACTTGTCCAAGGGGAAGTGGCCTGCCCCACCTCCGGCTGTCAGGAAGTCTTGGCTAGCCCCTATGCCACGGTGTTTGGCCTGCCCCTGACCGTGTTTGGCTTTGCCGCCTATGTAGCCATGGTGGTCTTTGCAGCGGCCCCTCTCCTCGTCAATGGGGAAACCCAGAAAGATTTGCGGCTGCGCCTCGAACAGTGGACGGGGTTGTTCCTGTTCCTGGGGGGGACCGCCATGGTGGTGTTCAGCACCTACCTGATGTTTGTGCTGTTCACCGTGATTAAGGCGGCCTGCATTTACTGTCTGGTGTCCGCTGCCTTTTCCCTCATCTTCTTTATTGTGGGCATCATTGGCCGGGAGTGGGAGGATGTGGGGCAACTGTTCTTTACGGGAACCCTGGTGGCGATCGCCATGGGGGTGGGAGCCTTGGGGTTATATGCCCAGGTCAATGCCCCCGTTACAGAGGATCCCGGAGCCGGTCCCCCCATCACCACGGCTTCTACGTCGGGATCGATCGAACTGGCGAACCACCTCAAACAGGTAGATGCCAAGATGTATGGAGCCTACTGGTGTCCCCATTGCCATGAGCAAAAGGAACTGTTTGGCAAAGAGGCGGTGAAGCTGGTGCCCTATGTGGAGTGTGATCCCCAGGGCGTTGACCCCCAGCCGGAGCAGTGCCGGGAAGCGGGGATTACGGGCTATCCCACCTGGGACATTGGGGGGGAACTCTATTCCGGTCGTCAAACCCTAGATCAGTTGGCGGATGCATCGGGCTACCAAGGGGTTCGGGATTTCGATCGGTCTCCGCTGCCCGTGGCTCCTCCCCTGGGTCAACCCTAG
- a CDS encoding transposase gives MRTQTRLYDQVYRYLTHGSEFVDKRHCQVLSWMVTALLSCLNLNQSRWEPYVESRAEQAQSYQRRWHRFLCNGRVQVEKIYVPLVQAVLCTWHSKRVYVALDTTVLWNRYCMVHLSVVCPGRAIPLLWMGLEHSSASVAFEKYQPLLERAVQVLSSFEEVVLLADRGFANQELVRWLQTSPWHWGIRVPSDTTVYGVHKRGFSREVRQLYPPKGQVKLYHQVRIWTDAQLQCNLALASMRGVKDKWAIMTDETPTLETFWDYGLRFRIEQLFLDSKSGVFDWEGSRVRNVEALERLYLVVAISLLFATITGMAVQRADLRRQVDTHWRRGLSYLKIGLRWLTGVVHKGRDFLPFDALLYRDPEPCFASAKAKQKHLEQFSIERVQTFYCSA, from the coding sequence ATGAGAACCCAGACGAGACTGTATGACCAAGTATATCGATATCTCACCCACGGCAGTGAATTTGTGGATAAGCGCCACTGCCAAGTGCTCAGTTGGATGGTGACAGCGTTGCTGTCGTGCCTGAACCTGAACCAAAGTCGTTGGGAACCGTATGTGGAGAGTCGTGCTGAGCAAGCCCAGAGCTACCAAAGACGGTGGCACCGCTTTCTGTGCAATGGTCGTGTGCAAGTGGAAAAGATTTACGTGCCCCTAGTACAAGCAGTGCTGTGTACTTGGCACTCGAAGCGGGTATATGTGGCGTTGGATACGACAGTGTTATGGAACCGTTATTGCATGGTGCATCTGTCAGTGGTGTGCCCGGGTCGAGCGATCCCCTTGCTGTGGATGGGATTAGAGCATTCGAGCGCCTCGGTTGCGTTTGAGAAGTACCAACCCCTCTTAGAGCGAGCCGTACAAGTGTTGTCGTCGTTTGAGGAAGTGGTGCTGTTAGCAGATCGGGGCTTTGCCAATCAGGAACTGGTGCGTTGGCTTCAGACTAGCCCCTGGCATTGGGGGATTCGAGTACCCAGTGACACGACGGTTTATGGGGTTCATAAGCGAGGGTTTAGTCGTGAGGTGCGGCAGTTGTATCCCCCAAAGGGACAGGTGAAGCTCTATCATCAGGTGCGGATTTGGACTGATGCGCAGCTTCAGTGCAATCTCGCGTTAGCTTCGATGAGAGGAGTCAAGGACAAGTGGGCGATTATGACCGATGAAACTCCCACCTTGGAGACCTTTTGGGACTATGGACTGCGCTTTCGTATTGAACAGTTGTTTCTCGACAGCAAGTCTGGAGTCTTTGATTGGGAAGGGTCTAGAGTCCGCAACGTTGAGGCTCTCGAACGCCTCTATCTAGTGGTCGCCATTTCCCTGCTGTTCGCGACTATCACGGGCATGGCGGTGCAACGGGCGGACTTGCGTCGTCAAGTCGATACCCATTGGCGGCGGGGCTTGAGCTACCTCAAAATAGGTCTCCGTTGGTTAACGGGGGTGGTTCACAAAGGCCGTGATTTTCTGCCCTTCGATGCTCTACTCTACCGAGACCCCGAACCTTGTTTTGCTTCTGCTAAGGCCAAGCAAAAACACCTCGAACAATTCTCGATTGAGCGAGTGCAGACCTTTTACTGTTCTGCTTGA
- a CDS encoding XisI protein, protein METLDQYRKIIRELLQSHATKDDPDIECQIICDPENDHYQLLELGWQGLHRLYVCYIHLDIKQGKIWIQQNMTESDLGQELVDRGVPASDIVLGLQPPYKRPYTQYSVA, encoded by the coding sequence ATGGAAACATTAGATCAGTACCGCAAAATCATTCGTGAGTTACTTCAAAGCCACGCTACGAAAGACGATCCGGACATTGAATGTCAGATTATTTGCGATCCGGAGAACGATCACTATCAACTGCTCGAACTGGGTTGGCAGGGGCTGCATCGCCTTTATGTTTGCTACATTCACCTGGATATCAAGCAAGGAAAAATCTGGATTCAGCAGAACATGACAGAATCAGACCTAGGGCAAGAACTGGTCGATCGTGGGGTTCCAGCTTCTGACATTGTGCTGGGATTGCAGCCCCCCTATAAACGCCCCTACACCCAGTACAGCGTTGCCTAG
- a CDS encoding element excision factor XisH family protein, with product MAKDLFHQAVKTALIKKGWNITRDPLTIRIDRVKLEIDLAAEKVFAAERDGQKIAVEVKGFINPSAINDFHAALGQFLNYRLALEMTDRDRTLYLAIPEDVFNSFFQERFVQSAVKSYALKLLIYNPTQEEIVEWKH from the coding sequence ATGGCGAAAGATTTATTTCACCAAGCCGTCAAAACGGCCCTGATCAAAAAAGGGTGGAACATTACCAGAGATCCCCTAACCATCCGTATCGATCGGGTTAAATTAGAAATTGATTTGGCGGCTGAGAAAGTGTTTGCGGCGGAACGAGACGGACAAAAAATTGCCGTTGAGGTCAAAGGCTTTATTAACCCCTCTGCCATCAATGACTTCCATGCTGCCTTGGGACAATTTCTGAACTATCGCCTTGCCCTAGAGATGACTGATCGCGATCGCACTCTCTATCTGGCAATCCCTGAAGACGTATTTAACAGCTTCTTTCAAGAACGCTTTGTGCAATCTGCCGTCAAAAGCTATGCCTTGAAACTCTTGATTTACAATCCCACCCAGGAGGAAATTGTGGAATGGAAACATTAG